The window GCCCTGCGCCAGCCGGAGCGCGGCGGGAACGACCGGCAGCGCCTCGAAGGCGATCAGGCGCGGACAGCGTTCCGGCTCCGTGTCCTGTGCGAGCGCCCCGGAAACGGCACCCGAGAGAATCACGAACGCGGCGAACCCCTTCGCGACGAAACCCAGCGCGAACATCGCGCGCTCCCTGTCGGTTGGCCCGGTACCCGCCGCAGTGTCTCACGCGATCTTCGCCCGGGCCATCCCGGCATGGTGAAATTCCCGTGATCCCTGGGGTTTCAGGCACTGTTGCCGCAGTGCCACGCATCCCGGTTCAAAGACGGATTGCCATTTTCTCAACCTTAACTCGCCCTTAAGCGGCCGAAATTAGCTTGCCATTTGCGTGCGGATGCAGCCGGCTGATGTTCGGTAGTGCGTTTCGGCCGGCAGCACCCGCACCATACCGTTCCCTCTGAAAAGCGAACGGGTATCGGGCGTACTCGACCCTACTGAACTGCCGTGCCCGTCGGGGCGCGATCGACAGGACGCGCATGAGCCCCTACGACCTCAGACTGAGCCCCGAAGACCGGCCCGGCGGACCGACCCATCGGTCGAAGCCGAAGTCGTCGAAAAAATCCGGGAAGGCTCCGGCATCCACCCGCCGCGCCAAGCCGCGCAAGGCCAAAAAGACCAAGCGCGCCGCGGCCCGCGGCGGCATAGGCCGCACGATCGGCCGGATGGCCTACTGGACCGCGGTGCTTGGCGTCTGGGGTCTGATCGCCGTGATGGGCGTCGTCGGTTATTTCGCGATGACCCTGCCGCCGCCGGAGGAACTGGCGGTGCCGGACCGCCCGGCCAACGTCATGGTGGTCGCCGCCGACGGCACGGTCCTTGGCAATCGCGGCGAGACCGGCGGCGAGGCGGTGCGCCTGTTCGAACTGCCGCCCTATCTGCCACAGGCGGTGATGGCGATCGAGGACCGCCGCTTCTATTCCCATTTCGGCGTGGACCCGATCGGGCTCGCCCGCGCGGCCGTCACAAACTTCACCGCCGGCGGCGTGGTGCAGGGCGGCTCGACGCTGACCCAGCAGCTCGCCAAGAACCTGTTCCTGAAGCCCGAGCGCACCATCCGCCGCAAGGTGCAGGAGGTGCTGCTGGCGCTGTGGCTCGAGCACAAGTTCTCGAAGGACCAGATCCTCGAGATGTACCTGAACCGCGTCTATCTGGGCGCCGGCGCCACCGGCGTGGAGGCCGCGGCGCGGACCTATTACGGCAAATCGGCGCGCGAAGTGACGGTTTCCGAAGCCGCGACCATCGCCGGCCTGCTCAAGGCGCCGTCGCGCTATGCGCCGACCAGCAATCCCGATCTTGCCGAACAACGGGCCCAGACCGTGCTGAGCGCCATGGTCGAGGCCGGCTACCTCACCGACGACGAAGCCAAGCTCGCGCTGATCAGTCCGGCCGAGGTGAAGCCGCGCACGCCGGGCGAATCCGCCGGCTACGTCGCCGACTGGATATGGGAACAGGTGCCCTCGTTCATCGGTGAGCTGCGCGGGGACGTGGTCGTCGACACCACCATCGACATGCGCATGCAGGAAGCCGCCGAGGCCGCGCTCGTCAAGGTGATCGACGAGCATGGCAAGGAGAAGGGCGTCTCGGAAGGCGCGCTGGTCGCCATGGACACCAGCGGCGCCGTGCGCGCCATCATCGGCGGCCGCAACTACACGAAAAGCCAGTTCAACCGCGCGGTGAAGGCGAAGCGCCAGTCCGGCTCCTCGTTCAAGACATTCGTCTATGCCGCCGCGATCGAGGCGGGCCTCTCGCCCGACACGTTGCGCACCGACGGACCGATTTCCTTCGGCAACTGGTCTCCGGGCAACTACAACGGCAAGTATCGCGGTCCGATCACC is drawn from Microbaculum marinisediminis and contains these coding sequences:
- a CDS encoding transglycosylase domain-containing protein gives rise to the protein MSPYDLRLSPEDRPGGPTHRSKPKSSKKSGKAPASTRRAKPRKAKKTKRAAARGGIGRTIGRMAYWTAVLGVWGLIAVMGVVGYFAMTLPPPEELAVPDRPANVMVVAADGTVLGNRGETGGEAVRLFELPPYLPQAVMAIEDRRFYSHFGVDPIGLARAAVTNFTAGGVVQGGSTLTQQLAKNLFLKPERTIRRKVQEVLLALWLEHKFSKDQILEMYLNRVYLGAGATGVEAAARTYYGKSAREVTVSEAATIAGLLKAPSRYAPTSNPDLAEQRAQTVLSAMVEAGYLTDDEAKLALISPAEVKPRTPGESAGYVADWIWEQVPSFIGELRGDVVVDTTIDMRMQEAAEAALVKVIDEHGKEKGVSEGALVAMDTSGAVRAIIGGRNYTKSQFNRAVKAKRQSGSSFKTFVYAAAIEAGLSPDTLRTDGPISFGNWSPGNYNGKYRGPITLTEALKDSINTVAVRLTSEVGVDKVIDVAHRMGIRSDIPENMSIALGTSDVTPLELVGAYVPLASGGYGAVPYVIRRIRTADGKVLYERNGDGPGQVLSSETVGAMNYMLKQTVENGTGRRAGFDAWPAAGKTGTSQEYKNAWFIGYTAYLVTGVWLGNDDGKPTKRVTGGNLPATVWHDFMADAHEGLAMADLPGEYIPGTGTQYAVDETLPWLQGNPGPQGPTYDPSRPVQAQAPQQGGGGGLFGQNGFFKKLFGG